Proteins encoded in a region of the Paramagnetospirillum magneticum AMB-1 genome:
- a CDS encoding sensor histidine kinase, which yields MLLAAVLGGWGCLLAGRGLGVAMLGPIREFVSLEGGFALYYVLAGLGYVAILIALMLVDSDRLAAVLGEEVSRQAEALETQVERQVQAREDLRAILDNMPDIFYRTDTEGRLLMVSRSVEGLLGYTVEEVLGLDSAFFHGSDDSRPQLVAALEAAGGSIIDYELRLRHKDGRILWASTSSRFYLDAQGRRGGTEGVVRLIEERKRTELYIRENQALIQAMLDASSDAIMLFRPDGTLLAVNEVMAARFGRRATELTGSCLWDMFPPDVAKAREEAVTRVVQTGEAIHYLDRRGDLYLDNSIYPVPGVDGVPDKVAVYSRDITAQTLAEQKVATYLAELERSNAELEQFAYVASHDLREPLRMISSYLSLLERRYAPKLEGDGLEFLAFARDGAQRMDRLVLDLLDFSRIQRKGSPIVAMDADPLLHQALRHLAPAIEESGGAVEVAEGGEAVRVMGDPDQVIRLFQNLIGNAVKYRAPDRAPLVKVSWQRTGGEWECVVADNGIGIDPQYFERIFGIFQRLHTPDAYAGTGIGLAICKKIVERHGGRIWVESVPDQGSVFHFTLPAAQPT from the coding sequence TTGCTGCTGGCCGCCGTCCTGGGCGGCTGGGGCTGCCTTCTCGCCGGGCGGGGGCTGGGGGTGGCCATGCTGGGGCCGATCCGGGAGTTCGTCTCCCTGGAAGGCGGTTTCGCGCTTTACTACGTGTTGGCCGGGCTGGGCTATGTGGCGATCCTCATCGCCTTGATGCTGGTGGATTCCGACCGCCTGGCCGCCGTACTGGGCGAGGAGGTCTCACGCCAGGCCGAGGCTCTGGAAACCCAGGTCGAACGGCAGGTCCAGGCGCGGGAGGATCTGCGGGCCATTCTCGACAACATGCCCGACATCTTCTATCGCACCGACACCGAGGGGCGGCTGCTGATGGTGTCGCGTTCGGTGGAGGGTCTGCTCGGCTACACGGTGGAGGAGGTGCTGGGGCTGGACTCCGCCTTCTTCCACGGCAGTGATGACAGCCGCCCCCAACTGGTGGCCGCCCTCGAAGCCGCCGGCGGTTCGATCATCGATTACGAGCTCCGACTGCGCCACAAGGATGGCCGCATCCTGTGGGCCTCCACCTCGTCGCGCTTCTATCTCGACGCCCAGGGGCGGCGGGGGGGGACCGAGGGTGTCGTCCGCCTGATCGAGGAGCGCAAGCGCACCGAACTCTATATCCGTGAGAACCAAGCCCTGATTCAGGCCATGCTGGACGCCTCGTCGGACGCCATCATGCTGTTCCGGCCCGACGGCACCTTGTTGGCGGTCAACGAGGTGATGGCGGCGCGCTTCGGGCGCCGGGCCACCGAACTGACAGGAAGCTGCCTGTGGGACATGTTCCCGCCGGATGTGGCCAAGGCCCGCGAGGAGGCGGTGACCCGGGTGGTGCAGACCGGCGAAGCCATCCACTACCTGGATCGGCGCGGCGATCTCTATCTCGACAATTCCATCTATCCCGTCCCCGGGGTGGATGGCGTTCCCGACAAGGTGGCGGTTTATTCCCGCGACATCACCGCCCAGACCCTGGCCGAGCAGAAGGTGGCCACCTATTTGGCCGAGCTGGAACGCTCCAATGCCGAGTTGGAGCAGTTCGCCTACGTGGCCAGCCACGATCTGCGCGAGCCGCTGCGCATGATCTCCAGCTATCTCTCCCTGCTGGAGCGGCGCTATGCCCCCAAGCTGGAAGGCGACGGCCTGGAATTCCTGGCCTTTGCCCGCGACGGCGCCCAGCGCATGGATCGGCTGGTGCTGGATCTGCTGGATTTCTCGCGCATCCAGCGCAAGGGCTCGCCCATCGTCGCCATGGACGCCGATCCGCTGTTGCATCAGGCCTTGCGCCACTTGGCACCGGCCATCGAGGAAAGCGGCGGCGCCGTCGAGGTGGCGGAAGGCGGCGAGGCCGTTCGGGTGATGGGCGATCCGGACCAGGTCATCCGGCTGTTCCAGAACCTGATCGGCAATGCCGTCAAGTACCGGGCGCCGGACCGCGCGCCTCTGGTCAAGGTGTCGTGGCAGCGCACCGGCGGCGAGTGGGAGTGCGTGGTCGCCGATAACGGGATCGGTATAGATCCCCAGTATTTCGAGCGCATCTTCGGCATCTTCCAACGCCTGCATACCCCCGACGCCTACGCCGGCACGGGCATCGGTCTGGCCATCTGCAAGAAGATCGTCGAACGCCATGGCGGGCGGATCTGGGTGGAGTCGGTGCCCGACCAGGGCTCAGTCTTCCATTTCACCCTGCCGGCGGCTCAGCCCACATAG
- a CDS encoding glutathione peroxidase codes for MHRFLPANPLGSFVASMVATIGLAGSLAAATPNDRLDWASVPLPAINGGQLPPASLKGKVVLVVNTASQCGFTPQYQGLEALWRRYRERGLVVLGVPSNDFGAQEPGSNTEVASFCEINYGVDFPLLEKQAVTGAGAHPFYRWAAERTGPLGVPRWNFHKILVGRDGGMVDWFASTTAPDAERLRAAIDKALSP; via the coding sequence ATGCATCGTTTTCTCCCAGCCAATCCCCTCGGCTCGTTCGTGGCCAGCATGGTCGCCACCATCGGTCTGGCGGGCAGCCTGGCTGCCGCCACGCCCAACGACCGGCTCGATTGGGCATCGGTTCCGCTTCCCGCCATCAATGGCGGGCAACTGCCCCCGGCCTCCCTGAAGGGCAAGGTCGTGCTGGTGGTCAACACTGCCTCGCAATGCGGCTTCACTCCGCAATACCAGGGGCTGGAGGCCCTGTGGCGCCGGTACCGCGAGCGCGGGCTGGTGGTGCTGGGCGTGCCGTCCAACGATTTCGGCGCTCAGGAGCCGGGCAGCAATACCGAGGTCGCCAGCTTCTGCGAGATCAATTACGGCGTCGACTTCCCCCTGCTGGAAAAGCAGGCGGTGACCGGCGCGGGCGCCCATCCCTTCTACCGCTGGGCGGCGGAACGGACCGGGCCGCTGGGCGTTCCGCGCTGGAATTTCCACAAGATCCTGGTGGGCCGCGACGGAGGAATGGTCGACTGGTTCGCCAGCACCACGGCGCCCGACGCCGAACGCCTGCGCGCCGCCATCGACAAGGCGCTCAGCCCATGA
- a CDS encoding pyrimidine dimer DNA glycosylase/endonuclease V → MNVFFLDRDPVSAARLHSDQHVVKMVLETAQILCAVLHRYGIASPYRPTHARHPCVLWTGDSLAHWQWVRALGLALGEEYTHRRGRVHASAEVIAGLPPLPPIPDNGWTEPPQAMPEAYHGPDPVEAYRRYYRAEKSVFPGKGPATWSLRETPGFMG, encoded by the coding sequence GTGAATGTCTTCTTTCTCGATCGCGATCCCGTCAGTGCCGCCCGCCTGCATTCCGATCAGCATGTGGTGAAGATGGTGCTGGAAACGGCGCAGATTCTTTGCGCCGTGCTGCACCGCTACGGCATCGCCTCGCCCTATCGCCCCACCCATGCCCGCCATCCGTGCGTGTTGTGGACCGGCGACAGCCTGGCCCATTGGCAATGGGTGCGGGCCTTGGGGCTGGCCCTGGGCGAGGAATATACTCACCGGCGGGGCCGGGTTCATGCCTCGGCCGAGGTGATTGCCGGATTGCCGCCCTTGCCGCCCATTCCCGACAATGGCTGGACGGAACCGCCACAGGCCATGCCGGAAGCCTATCATGGCCCCGATCCGGTGGAGGCCTATCGCCGCTATTACCGGGCGGAGAAGTCGGTGTTTCCTGGCAAGGGACCCGCCACCTGGAGCCTGCGTGAGACGCCCGGCTTCATGGGCTGA
- a CDS encoding YajQ family cyclic di-GMP-binding protein: MPSFDVVSKTDLAEVDNALAGITREVAQRFDFKGSKCSVERKDQMITVLADDDSKLKTMHELLSVHFTRRKVDPKALDYKTVEKASGNTVRQEVRIKDGVETVLAKRLVKEIKDAKLKVQVAIQGDELRVTGKKRDDLQEAIALLRKLDVDQPLQYINFRD; this comes from the coding sequence ATGCCCTCCTTCGACGTGGTTTCCAAGACCGATCTTGCCGAGGTCGACAACGCCCTGGCGGGCATTACCCGCGAAGTGGCCCAGCGCTTTGATTTCAAGGGCTCCAAGTGCTCGGTGGAGCGCAAGGACCAGATGATCACCGTCCTGGCCGACGATGATTCCAAGCTCAAGACCATGCACGAACTGCTCAGCGTCCACTTCACCCGGCGCAAGGTCGACCCCAAGGCGCTGGATTACAAGACGGTGGAAAAGGCGTCGGGCAATACGGTGCGCCAGGAGGTCCGCATCAAGGACGGCGTCGAAACCGTTCTGGCCAAGCGGCTGGTCAAGGAGATCAAGGACGCCAAGCTGAAGGTGCAGGTCGCCATCCAGGGCGACGAACTGCGTGTCACCGGCAAGAAGCGCGACGACCTTCAGGAGGCCATCGCCCTGCTGCGCAAGCTCGACGTGGATCAGCCGCTGCAGTACATCAACTTTCGCGACTGA
- a CDS encoding methyl-accepting chemotaxis protein: protein MADSQDISLTEFEALVDRLIDGGYRSLPEASGPLADKLKTLAEKLENRSRSLLIQSVGMSIHLNGTVTQAVHTLRSIREMSRRMATISASTEELVSTVQAIARTSELAAANARSVQDVSDEGARSTEAVVSTMQNIVTTVNDAAERVSRLTEASSSIGASVKQIEQIARQTNILALNATIEAARAGEFGKGFAVVATEVKNLANQVGQATQEIRSRIDMLTQETAAILTGMGKGAETVREGEQVVLGSVDKMRTVSHEIRDVTTLMQEISEHLAQQRHAAQEIADNLEAAAARSVDDTKAINTVIDISSKASGNLAEMLNEMNLVEMRNAVIHLAKSDHMIWRRRLAEMLAEKTTINPDELANHKSCRLGKWYYSVTDEKIRNHPAFRALEVPHEKVHQLGIEAARKFRDNDFDGAVDSVAAIEGPSQEVQTLLDELATAFS from the coding sequence ATGGCGGATTCCCAGGATATTTCGCTGACCGAGTTCGAGGCCCTGGTCGATCGCCTGATCGACGGCGGCTATCGCAGCCTGCCCGAGGCCAGCGGCCCGCTGGCCGACAAGCTGAAGACATTGGCGGAAAAGCTGGAGAACCGGTCTCGGTCGCTGCTGATCCAGTCCGTGGGCATGTCCATCCACCTGAACGGCACGGTCACCCAGGCGGTGCACACCTTGCGCTCCATCCGCGAGATGAGCCGGCGCATGGCCACCATCTCGGCCTCCACCGAGGAGCTGGTCTCCACGGTCCAGGCCATCGCGCGGACCTCGGAGCTGGCCGCGGCCAACGCCCGTTCGGTGCAGGACGTCTCGGACGAAGGGGCGCGCAGCACCGAAGCGGTGGTCAGCACCATGCAGAACATCGTCACCACCGTGAACGACGCCGCCGAGCGCGTATCGCGCCTGACCGAGGCCTCGTCCTCCATCGGCGCCAGCGTCAAGCAGATCGAGCAGATCGCCCGCCAGACCAACATCCTGGCGCTGAACGCCACCATCGAGGCCGCCCGCGCCGGCGAGTTCGGCAAGGGCTTCGCCGTGGTGGCCACCGAGGTGAAGAACCTGGCCAATCAGGTGGGCCAGGCCACCCAGGAAATCCGCTCGCGCATCGACATGCTGACCCAGGAAACCGCCGCCATCCTGACCGGCATGGGCAAGGGCGCCGAAACCGTCCGCGAGGGCGAGCAGGTGGTGCTGGGCTCGGTGGACAAGATGCGCACCGTCAGCCACGAGATCCGCGACGTCACCACCCTGATGCAGGAGATCTCCGAGCATCTGGCCCAGCAGCGCCACGCCGCGCAGGAAATCGCCGACAACCTGGAGGCCGCCGCCGCCCGCTCGGTGGACGACACCAAGGCCATCAACACGGTGATCGACATCTCGTCCAAGGCCAGCGGCAATCTGGCCGAAATGCTGAACGAGATGAATCTGGTGGAAATGCGCAACGCGGTCATCCACCTGGCCAAGTCGGATCACATGATCTGGCGCCGCCGCCTGGCCGAGATGCTGGCCGAAAAGACCACCATCAACCCGGACGAGCTGGCGAACCACAAGAGCTGCCGCCTGGGCAAGTGGTACTATTCGGTCACCGACGAGAAGATCCGGAACCACCCGGCGTTCCGCGCCCTGGAAGTCCCGCACGAGAAGGTCCACCAACTGGGCATTGAGGCCGCACGG